TTGCGGAGTCTTCCTGGGAATTTGCAATGGGATTGCATTTTCAAGAGGATATTCTTCGGGAGGATCGGACACGGTAGCGAAGATCGTGCAGAAACGGCTGCTTCCCCATGTCAGCCTGAGCAAATTGTTAATGGGCATTGATGTTTCTGTTATTGTTATTTCGGGATTTGTTTTTGGCAGAAATATCGCTTTATATGCCATGATTACGACGGTAATTATATCAAAGACCATTGACTTGATCCTGTTCGGCCTGGCCACGAAAATTGTCCAAATGGAGATTATTACTGAAAAAACAAGGGAAATTGCCGATTATATTATGAACGATATGGATAGAGGGGTTTCCATAGAAACGATTATAGGAGCCTATTCGGGGAAAGAAAAGGAGAAGCTTTTAGTTCTGTGTTCGCCGCGGGAAGGAATTCTGATCCGGCAGCATGTGGCAAAGGCCGATCCAAGGGCACTCGTGACCAGTATCCATGTGGATTCCGTGTGGGGAAACGGGCATGGCTTTAACGATATAGATAAAGAATAAACAAGAGGATTTAAAAATGACAGAAAATGTAATTACAAAGAAAACATCTTATTTGATGAAGCGATTTATACCTTATTTTAAAAAATATAAAGGGGTCTTAATGCTGGATTTGTTTTGTGCGACCCTGACAACTCTTTGCGACCTGGTGCTTCCTCTAATCGTGCGATTTATTACGGATAAGGGGATGAACAATGTAGAATCTCTGACCCTAAAGATGATTTTAAGTCTGGGGGCTTTATATTTGATCCTCAGGTTGATTGATGTAGTGGCAAATTACTATATGGCGAATGTAGGCCACGTAATGGGGGCACGAATTGAGACGGATATGCGGGAAGATCTTTTTGCCCACATGCAGGAGCTTTCGTATTCTTATTACAGCAATACGAAGATCGGGCAGCTGATGGCCAGAATTACCAGTGATTTGTTCGATATCACCGAATTCGCTCACCATTGCCCGGAGGAATATTTTATTGCGGCGCTTAAAATCGTCGTATCTTTTATCATCCTTTGCTCTGTGGATGTGTGGCTCACCGTGATCATCTTTGCTATTCTCCCGGTTATGATTTTCTGCTCCATGCAGTTTAACGGAAAAATGAAACAAGCCTTCAAGAAACAGCGAAACCAGATCGGTGAAATTAATGCACAGGTGGAAGACAGCCTTTTAGGAATCCGGGTGGCTAAATCCTTTGCCAATGAGGAAATTGAAAAGGCAAAATTTGAAGAGGGAAATGGAAAGTTCTTAGGCGTCAAAAAGGAAGCCTATAAATATATGGCCGGATTTCAAGGGACGGTAAG
This region of Aminipila luticellarii genomic DNA includes:
- a CDS encoding YitT family protein yields the protein MKKPDKHTVENAIVDFILILIACSFGAFATVSIMLPNGLTSGGLTGIVRILQCFLPLGFSTMYYIGAVIILAVCAITLGLKEAKKILVMSLMYPTVMVVFERMNFRLLEEKDIFLAAIYCGVFLGICNGIAFSRGYSSGGSDTVAKIVQKRLLPHVSLSKLLMGIDVSVIVISGFVFGRNIALYAMITTVIISKTIDLILFGLATKIVQMEIITEKTREIADYIMNDMDRGVSIETIIGAYSGKEKEKLLVLCSPREGILIRQHVAKADPRALVTSIHVDSVWGNGHGFNDIDKE